A region from the Vicia villosa cultivar HV-30 ecotype Madison, WI linkage group LG3, Vvil1.0, whole genome shotgun sequence genome encodes:
- the LOC131655845 gene encoding glycine-rich RNA-binding protein 4, mitochondrial-like gives MAFCNKLGNLLRQGATQSSHAPVSSMLNYLRHMSSSKLFIGGLSYGVDDQSLKDAFQSYGEVIEARVITDRDTGRSRGFGFVNFTSDESATSALSAMDGQDLNGRNIRVSYANDRPSAPRGGGGGYGGGYGDGGFSNRGGGGGGGGW, from the exons ATGGCTTTCTGCAACAAGCTTGGAAACCTCTTGAGACAGGGTGCTACTCAGAGCAGCCATGCTCCTGTTTCATCCATGCTTAACTATCTTCGTCACATGTCTTCAAGCAAGCTCTTCATTGGAG GCCTTTCATATGGAGTTGATGACCAGTCTCTTAAGGATGCATTTCAAAGCTATGGGGAGGTCATCGAGG CAAGAGTTATCACCGATAGAGACACTGGAAGATCGAGGGGATTTGGATTTGTTAACTTCACCAGTGATGAGTCTGCAACTTCAGCACTCTCTGCTATGGACGGGCAG GATTTGAACGGCAGAAACATTCGTGTGTCCTATGCTAATGACAGACCTTCTGCACCTCGTGGTGGCGGCGGTGGTTATGGCGGCGGCTATGGGGACGGTGGTTTTTCAAACCGTGGTGGCGGTGGAGGAGGTGGCGGTTGGTGA
- the LOC131658146 gene encoding uncharacterized protein LOC131658146, producing the protein MVNKESKDEQDVVVPPTHAYTPHANMSNLNLDGDEPSSDIFFDLYIQSDELLKVGDKFRSKEAYVKRSDSWVIGSISQEHTCVNTNSSQDHRKLSYDLICQEILPHASNDPSLKEDSYKQLARFLTALQIYAPDTVSILETLPMHDPEGTCVQGNGIFHRLFYIFQPCIRGFAYCKPVLQIGGAWLYGKYKRTLLMVIAQYGNNNIFPIALTLVEGETAGGWSFFLKNLQTYISPQPDLCLISDRHASIESAYNNPANGWHKPPSKHVHYIRYITQNFMREVKDKFLQKTFVNAGYPLTQQIFQHYRREIVLSNLNVGMWIDNLAKEIWTSAYDNKQRWSHITNNLVESMNGVFKGIQNLPITALIRSTYFRMASLFATRDER; encoded by the exons ATGGTCAATAAGGAATCTAAAGACGAACAAGACGTTGTTGTGCCTCCAACTCATGCGTACACACCTCATGCAAACATGAGTAACTTGAACTTGGATGGGGATGAACCATCATCTGATATTTTCTTCGACCTGTACATACAATCCGATGAACTGTTAAAAGTTGGAGATAAATTTCGTTCAAAGGAGGCTTACGT gaagagaagtgattCCTGGGTGATAGGATCTATTTCTCAAGAACACACATGCGTTAACACCAATTCGTCTCAAGATCATCGAAAGCTAAGTTATGATCTTATATGTCAAGAAATCTTACCTCATGCAAGCAATGATCCATCATTGAAG GAGGACTCCTACAAACAACTTGCACGTTTCTTGACCGCACTTCAGATTTATGCTCCTGACACCGTTTCTATTTTAGAAACACTACCGATGCATGATCCCGAAGGAACGTGTGTCCAAGGAAATGGGATATTCCATAGACTATTCTACATTTTTCAACCTTGCATAAGAGGATTTGCATATTGCAAACCAGTTCTTCAAATAGGTGGAGCATGGTTATACGGTAAATATAAAAGAACCCTATTGATGGTTATTGCACAATATGGAAACAACAATATTTTTCCAATTGCATTAACTCTTGTGGAAGGTGAAACTGCTGggggttggagtttctttcttaAGAATCTTCAAACATACATTTCTCCCCAACCTGATCTCTGTTTGATTTCCGATAGGCATGCTTCCATTGAGAGTGCATACAACAATCCAGCTAACGGTTGGCACAAACCACCTTCAAAGCATGTCCACTATATTCGATATATTACACAAAATTTCATGCGGGAGGTCAAGGATAAGTTTCTTCAGAAGACTTTTGTCAATGCGGGATATCCATTAACTCAACAAATATTCCAACATTATCGCCGTGAAATAGTATTGTCAAATTTGAATGTAGGCATGTGGATTGATAATCTTGCCAAAGAGATATGGACTAGTGCTTACGATAACAAGCAACGATGGAGCCACATAACAAACAATCTTGTGGAATCGATGAACGGTGTTTTTAAGGGAATCCAAAACCTTCCAATTACTGCGTTGATAAGAtcaacctactttaggatggcttcgctaTTCGCAACAAGAGATGAACGATGA
- the LOC131661575 gene encoding uncharacterized protein LOC131661575: MSRCFPFPPPGYEGKSRTDDVDLLRKERRREKKRKKEEKEKEKKERKENGEKEGRDGKHKDKKDKKEKKRKRDKDKDKDSGKDKSKISATDGKGFPAQAQGLNDDNLHQKEIKQNDKALLFDDRLTKQYASYNGEKARENNHQVDENRDSKFRMELDRRIRDSDGGAGNSLAQKFSTAYCGKDEETVMLVAKSIGASSSTWPDGKEKFQDRGVNAKKIVGRGIQAETRTIGNATVQNHIVDGNKIDTWPDGKEKFQDKGVDTKKIDGRGIRIEARPIGNATVQNHVDGKKIGTWPDGKEKFQDKGVDSKRLDGRGIRIDARSIGNATVQNHVDGKKIGTWPDGKEKFQDKGAESKKNDGRGIRFEARPIGNTTVPNHVDGKKIGSWPDGKEKFQDKGVNSNKIDGRGIWTEARPIGNATVQNHAGNCLPRVDEKPRPLENNFDKNLEGTERAKEKKDDKRRDKKKDDRKGDKRKEKDKEKKGHGKDKDRDKEKKKEEKAKQKIEYRNGEQNKLKDSNKASPVGPNSSTQVSKNYHENSIFEENLKKRKEIDSNGALHANDSRPIKLPRPSSSHPFSENGRTLEPCQISLQSISDGPRGPINGKLENKERKKNGIIEAPTSVVFPNKIPTTVVPADPATKVTTSVVSPNKIPTATVPAAPSTKVLTSVVSPNKIPIATVPADPSTKVSTSVVSPNKIPAATVPADPVTKVSTKPPHPDTKYISQVYSVPKANEWSDFVDQEWLFDSNQSQEKKPVVKSSEVADTLQVWAEAVHIETADVFALPYVIPY, encoded by the exons ATGTCGCGGTGCTTTCCGTTTCCGCCACCAGGATATGAAGGGAAATCTAGAACAGATGATGTGGATTTACTAAGAAAG GAAAGACGCAGAGAAAAAAAACgtaaaaaagaggaaaaggaaaaggagaagaaagaaagaaaggaaaatgGAGAGAAAGAAGGAAGGGATGGAAAACATAAGGATAAAAaggacaaaaaagaaaaaaagagaaaaagggatAAAGACAAGGACAAGGACAGCGGTAAGGATAAAAGTAAAATCAGTGCTACAGATGGAAAAGGATTTCCAGCTCAAGCTCAAGGTCTTAATGATGATAATCTACATCAAAAGGAAATCAAACAAAATGACAAGGCTTTGTTATTTGATGATAGACTTACCAAACAGTATGCCAGTTACAATGGAGAGAAGGCCAGAGAGAATAATCATCAGGTTGACGAGAATAGGGATTCTAAATTCCGCATGGAGTTGGACAGGAGGATTAGGGACAGTGATGGAGGAGCTGGGAATTCTTTGGCTCAAAAGTTTTCAACTGCATACTGTGGCAAGGACGAGGAGACTGTTATGCTGGTTGCTAAGAGTATTGGCGCTAGCAGTAGCACCTGGCCTGATGGAAAGGAGAAGTTCCAGGACAGGGGTGTCAATGCTAAAAAGATTGTTGGGAGAGGAATTCAGGCTGAGACCCGAACAATTGGAAATGCAACAGTTCAGAATCATATTGTTGATGGTAATAAGATTGACACCTGGCCTGATGGTAAGGAGAAGTTCCAGGATAAGGGTGTCGATACTAAAAAGATTGATGGCAGAGGCATCCGGATTGAGGCCCGGCCAATTGGTAATGCAACAGTTCAGAATCATGTTGACGGTAAGAAGATTGGCACCTGGCCTGATGGTAAGGAGAAGTTCCAGGATAAGGGTGTCGACAGTAAAAGGCTTGATGGGAGAGGCATCCGGATTGATGCCCGATCAATTGGGAATGCAACAGTTCAGAATCATGTTGATGGTAAAAAGATTGGCACCTGGCCTGATGGTAAGGAGAAGTTCCAGGATAAGGGTGCCGAATCCAAAAAGAATGATGGGAGAGGCATCCGGTTTGAGGCCCGGCCAATTGGGAATACAACAGTTCCGAATCATGTTGATGGTAAGAAGATTGGGTCCTGGCCTGATGGTAAGGAGAAGTTCCAGGATAAGGGTGTCAATTCTAATAAGATTGATGGGAGAGGCATCTGGACTGAGGCCCGACCAATTGGGAATGCAACAGTTCAGAATCATGCTGGAAACTGTCTTCCTAGGGTTGATGAAAAGCCCAGACCTTTGGAgaataattttgataaaaatttgGAAGGAACAGAACGGGCAAAGGAAAAAAAAGATGATAAACGAAGAGATAAAAAGAAAGATGATAGAAAGGGtgataaaaggaaagaaaaagataAGGAGAAGAAAGGGCACGGGAAGGACAAAGACAGggataaagagaaaaaaaaggagGAGAAAGCGAAGCAGAAGATTGAATATAGAAATGGAGAGCAGAATAAATTAAAAGACAGCAACAAAGCCAGCCCTGTGGGCCCAAATTCTTCCACACAAGTATCCAAGAACTACCATGAGAATTCTATCTTTGAGGAAAATCTCAAGAAACGGAAGGAAATTGATTCAAATGGAGCTCTACATG CCAATGACAGTAGGCCCATTAAGTTGCCAAGACCCTCTTCTTCTCACCCTTTCTCTGAAAATGGGAGGACATTGGAACCTTGCCAAATTTCCCTTCAAAGTATTTCAGATGGGCCAAGAGGCCCCATTAATGGTAAACTAGAAAACAAGGAACGGAAGAAAAATGGCATCATTGAAGCTCCAACATCTGTGGTTTTCCCAAACAAGATTCCCACCACCGTTGTGCCAGCTGATCCCGCCACTAAAGTAACGACATCTGTGGTTTCCCCAAACAAGATTCCCACTGCTACTGTGCCAGCTGCTCCCTCCACCAAAGTATTGACATCTGTTGTTTCCCCAAACAAGATTCCCATTGCTACTGTGCCAGCTGATCCTTCCACCAAAGTATCAACATCTGTGGTTTCCCCGAACAAGATCCCCGCTGCTACTGTGCCAGCTGACCCCGTGACTAAAGTATCAACCAAACCACCCCATCCAGATACCAAGTACATAAGTCAGGTATATTCCGTACCAAAAGCAAATGAGTGGTCTGATTTTGTTGACCAAGAGTGGCTGTTTGACAGCAATCAATCACAAGAAAAAAAACCCGTGGTGAAATCTTCAGAGGTTGCGGATACACTGCAGGTATGGGCAGAAGCTGTGCATATAGAGACTGCAGATGTTTTTGCTCTACCATATGTCATTCCATATTGA